The window TGAAAGATTATCTGCATTTCCGTACGCAGCTTACGCATCTTTGCAGCGCCGTAAGAGGTGATGTCCTGGCCTTCAAAGGTAATCTTACCGGAGGATGGCGGGGTCAGCTTTAACAGGGTCCGTCCTGTGGTGGACTTGCCGCAGCCGGATTCCCCTACAATTCCCAAAGTCTTTCCATACTCCAGCTTAAAGCTGACACCGTCTACGGCATGAAGCTGTCCGGCCGGTGTATTAAAATATTTTGTCAGATTTTCAATTTCCAATACATATTTACTTCCCGGCATCCTCATACCTCCTGAGCTTGAAATTTTTATCCTCATAAGCCAGGCATGCCACAAAATGGGTGTCGCCAGCCGGTTTCAACTCCGGCTGTACCTGTAGGCAATGCTCTGCCATATAAGGACAGCGCTCTGCGAAAGAGCAGCCTTCCGGTAAGTTCATGGGATCAGGCATCATACCCTGAATGGGCTCCAGTTCCTCGCCCCGCTTTTTTAAGTTCGGCATGGAGTTAAATAATCCTTCCGTATATGGATGAAGGGTATGATTGAAAATTTCATCGGCAGTGCCTTTTTCCACCACCTTTCCTGCGTAGATAACCGCCACTTCATCACAGATTTCGGCCACAACGCCAAGATCGTGAGTGATTAACAGCATAGACATCTCGTATTGTCTGATCAGCCCCTTCATCAGTTCCAGTACCTGTGCCTGGATCGTCACATCCAGGGCTGTAGTCGGCTCATCGGCAATCAACAGTTTCGGATTACAAGCCAGGGCAATTGCGATGACCACACGCTGCCTCATACCTCCCGAGAACTGATGGGGATAGTCACAGGCGCGGCTCTCTGCAATGCCGACCATCTTAAGCATTTCTTTCGCCCGCTCCATGGCTCCTTCTTCGGAGATGTTTTCATGCAGTATAATACTCTCTGCGATCTGCTCACCAATGGTCATAACCGGATTCAAGGCAGTCATAGGATCCTGGAAGATCATGGCAACATCGTTGCCCCGCATTTTTTCCAGCTCCTTGGGACTCTTCTTCAGCACATCATCACCATCCAGCATAATGACACCGTCCCGAATAACCCCCGGCGGATTCGGCACCAGATTTAAAATAGAAAGAGCGGTAGTAGTCTTTCCCGCGCCGGTCTCACCCACCAGACCCAGGGTTTTTTTCTTGCCAAGCTGCAGATCAAGGCCGCTTACCGCCCGTACACAGCCGTCATCTGTTTCATAATTGATAACCAGGTTCTTAATATCTAATATAATATCGTTCATACTCATCACCTACTTTTTCAGTTTTGGATCCAGCGCATCCCGCAGCCCGTCGCCTAAAAGATTTAAAGCCAGTACCGTAAACATAATGGCAAGCCCCGGTATTACACAGATATAACTGGAATTTCGGATAAAGTTACGCCCCTCGGAAAGCATTGCTCCCCACTCCGGTGCCGGGCTTGGAATGCCGATACCCAGGAAGCTTAAGGAAGAGGCGGCTATGATGGTAGTTCCGATGGAAAGGGTAATCTGAACAATGATAGGGGAAAGACAGTTGGGAAGGATGTGCTTTGCGATAACCTTCCAGGTGGGAAGCCCCATAGCATAGGCTGCCTCCACATATTCCTGTCCCCGGATGGTCATAACGGAAGCACGGGCGATTCTTGTGAATGCCGTGGCAACCGTCACACACAGAGCCAGCAACAGATTCACCGTACTGGTTCCGAACAGGGACACAATAACAACTGCAATCATAATATTTGGCACTGCATACAGAATATCGTTTGTTCTCATAACTACCTGATCGATCATGCCGCCGTAATATCCGGCTAAAGCGCCGCAGATCACACCCACCACCAGACCGATGGCCACGCTGCCAACACCAATTACCAGGCTGTAGCGGGCTCCGTACAAAACTCTGGCGAAAATGTCACGTCCCAGGTTGTCGGTGCCGAACCAGTGCTGCGCATTGGCCGGCTGAAGCTTTAATGCGGGGTTAATTCCAATCACTTCCGTGTCATAATCAAAGATAAAACCGCTGGCAATGGCAACCCCGACCAGCAGCACCAGAAAACCAAGACCGATCATGGCACCTTTGTTTTTCTTAAGCCGCCTCCAGACCTCCTGGGCCTGGGAACGGCTTTTTACAGTCTCTGCTGCCATGATATCACCTCTTTTTTATATACTGCGCCTTGATACGCGGGTCAAAAAATGCATATACTACGTCCACCAGTACGTTTACGATACTCATGAGGACGCAGGACATGATAATAGCCCCGGTTACCATCGGCGTGTCACGTTTGGAAATAGAATCAAAAATCAGCCTTCCGACCCCAGGCCATGCAAATACAGTCTCAGCCAGTACAGATCCGGTCAAAACGTTGCTCAGCTGCATACCCACTACGGTGATAATCGGGATCAGGGCATTTTTCAAACCGTGTCTGAGGATCACCCGTTTCTCATCCGCCCCTTTCGCCCTGGCAGTGCGCATATAATCCTGACGGAGCACGTCCAGCATGGAAGAGCGTGTGGTCCGGGTAATCAGTGCTGCAAGTCCCATGCCAACTGTCACGGCAGGGAGAATCAGGGACAGCGGACCACTACGGCCGCTGGATGGCAGCCAGCCCAGCTTTAGTGAAAACAAAAGCATGAGCATGAGCCCAAGCCAGAAGTTTGGCATGGAAACACCGAAAAGTGCAAACACCATCCCAAGATTATCCTTCCAGGTATTCTGGCGTATGGCAGTATAAATGCCAAGAGGGATTGCGATCAGCACTGACACGAAAACAGAGGCGCAGGCCAGCTGCATGGTGGCCGGCAGCCTTTGTATGTAAGCCTGGAAAACATCCTTTTTTGTTACATAGGAGGTGCCCAGATCGCCCTTCAGCATTCCGCCCATGTACTTAAAATAGCGAATAACAAACGGATCATTAAGCCCCAGTTCTTCCCGGATCATCTCGATCTGAGCCTCTGACGCATTGTCAGGGGCCAGAGCGAGGACCGGATCTCCTCCCGTCATGTTCATGGCGGAGTAGATCAGAAACGACGTTATCAGGATCACCGGGATCATGAGAAGCAGTCTGTTTAATAAATATCGTCCCATAAGCAAACCTCTTCTATTCTGTCACGTAAGCGAATCTCCAATCGTGGTTTCCGCCGCCATATAGGCAGGTGTCCTGCAGATTCTTATTGTAGGCAATGATTAAATTCTTAATGTACAGCGGAACCTGCGGGACTGCTTCAACCAGGTATTTCTGCAGCTCTTTGGAGTATTCCAGGCGCTTATCCTGATCTTTTTCAGTCAGAATTAAGTCGGTCAGCTCATCAGCCCTCGGATCGGAGTAATGATGATAATTGCTGCCGGAACCGGTGTAGTATAAGTCCCGATATACGAAATCAACCTTGCTGTCCTCGTTCCATCTCCACAAATACAGGCCTTGGCTACCATTTACACACTCGGTCTTCAGTGTGGCCGGCTCCACGGTCTGGATTTCAATATCCATACCGATTACTTTTAGGTTCGCCTGAATCAACTGAGCTACCTGGCCGTAATCGCTCTCGTTGGAGATAAGTAATGGTATTTTGCCGCCTGGGGTATAGCCGCTCTCAGCCAATGCGGCCTTTGCAGCATTCACATCATAGGGATGACCTTCCATGTCATCAAAAAAGCTCCACAGGCCACGGTTTAAAATAGTAGTCTGAGACTGTCCCTTCCCCATCAGAACCACATCAATGATAGATTCCCGGTCAATCGCATGTGCCACCGCCTGTCTTACTTTTAAGTTGTCCCACGGAAGCCTTGTTACGTTGAAGCCAAGATAGAACAGACGGGTACCGGGTCTCTCAAATACGGTTACGTTTTCATCAGCTTCCAGATCCGGCAGGTTGTCCATGGACGGATCGATACAGACATCAATTTCACCGTTTTGAAGGGCAATGGCCCTGGTAGAAGCTTCCTTGATCGGACGGAAGGTAATGCGGTCGGACCCCCCTTTCTTGTCCCCCCAATAGTTCTCATTCCTTACGAAGGTTACTTGCTCATCTGGTTCCCACTTATCCAGTTTGTACGGACCGGAACCGATTAAGTAGGGCTCGTCCATACCGCTCTCATAAGCTGCTTTGGACTGAATGCTCACAGGAACAGAGGCAAGAGACTGTAAGAACTCGTTTGAGTAACTGTCAATAACCAACTCAACGGTCAGTGAGTCGATAACATTGACTTCAACAAGTCCCTTTAATACGCTGAGCCCATTTTGAAGGCCCATATCATAAGTGAACTTAACATCCTCCGCGGTCAGCGGGGAGCCGTCGGAGAAGCACATGTTATCATATAGTTTAAACTCGATGTGGGTGTCGTCTTTAAACTCCCAGCCTGTGCACAGACGCGGCTCAATCGTACCTTCATTTGTGAAGAAAATCAGAGTTTCGTGAGTGAGCTTCAATACAATGTTGTTGGTAGCATCCTGCTGTTTCTGTAAATCCAGGTTGTTGATATCGGCGGCGGTTCCGATAATCAGTTCCTCTTTTCGGGCAGGGGCACCGGCCTCAGACTGGGCCTGGCTCTCTGTCTTGCTGGTATTGGCGCTTTCTCCGCAGCCTGTAAGAACAAACATTGTAAGACTTACAGTAAACAGTAAATTAATCCATTTTTTCATTTTTTCCTCCTGTTATTCCTTTTACATATGTGTATATTCTACAAAATTCTATCACATATGTTGATTTTATTGTTGACTTTATAATAAAATAAATTTATGGCGATCATGTGGCATTTTACGTTCAAATTTGTGAACTTTATGTCAAAAAAGACATGAAAATGCCATAAATTCATATTATAGTGGTAATAGAAAGGGAGGTACATGAATGACAACAATACTGATCTGTGACGATAACCGGCAACTTGTTTCCGTTCTGACCGAGTACTGTGTCAGGGAGGGTTACACAGTACACAGGGCTCATGATGGACAGCAGGCCCTTGAAATATATGAAAGAGAGGATATTGATCTGGTTCTTTTGGACATCATGATGCCGATCAAGGATGGTTTTGAAGTGTGCCGGCAGATCCGCAGCAGTTCCACTATCCCCATTATCATGATCACGGCACGGGGAGAGGACTTTGAGAAGATCATGGGACTGGATATCGGTGCCGACGATTATATTGTAAAGCCCTTTTCACCGGGCGAGGTGATGGCCAGGATACGTGCCATTATGCGGCGTATTGATCAGGCTTCGGGAAATCTGCAGCAGAAGCAGTTATTCATGTATGACAATTTAAAGATCTCCTTGGACAACCTTACGGTGACGGTAAATGAATTCCCTGTCAACCTGACAAAGAAGGAGATTGAACTTCTCTGGCTGATGGCCACCCACCGTAACAGGGTATATACCCGAAACAATCTGTTGGATCTGGTGTGGGGCGTGGATTACTTTGGTGACCCGCGCACCATAGATACCCATATTAAGCGGCTCCGTTACAAGCTGTCTGATATCAGCCATCCCAACTGGCAGATCAAGACGGTCTGGGGCTCCGGCTATAAATTTGAGATCAGGCAGGACCGGTGATAAAATGAAACAAAAACTAACCGCCCAGATCCTTCTCTATTTTACCGCAGCACTTGTTCTGATGTGCAGTACGGTAGGAGGCATTTTTCT of the Lacrimispora indolis DSM 755 genome contains:
- a CDS encoding ABC transporter permease, encoding MAAETVKSRSQAQEVWRRLKKNKGAMIGLGFLVLLVGVAIASGFIFDYDTEVIGINPALKLQPANAQHWFGTDNLGRDIFARVLYGARYSLVIGVGSVAIGLVVGVICGALAGYYGGMIDQVVMRTNDILYAVPNIMIAVVIVSLFGTSTVNLLLALCVTVATAFTRIARASVMTIRGQEYVEAAYAMGLPTWKVIAKHILPNCLSPIIVQITLSIGTTIIAASSLSFLGIGIPSPAPEWGAMLSEGRNFIRNSSYICVIPGLAIMFTVLALNLLGDGLRDALDPKLKK
- a CDS encoding ABC transporter permease, whose protein sequence is MGRYLLNRLLLMIPVILITSFLIYSAMNMTGGDPVLALAPDNASEAQIEMIREELGLNDPFVIRYFKYMGGMLKGDLGTSYVTKKDVFQAYIQRLPATMQLACASVFVSVLIAIPLGIYTAIRQNTWKDNLGMVFALFGVSMPNFWLGLMLMLLFSLKLGWLPSSGRSGPLSLILPAVTVGMGLAALITRTTRSSMLDVLRQDYMRTARAKGADEKRVILRHGLKNALIPIITVVGMQLSNVLTGSVLAETVFAWPGVGRLIFDSISKRDTPMVTGAIIMSCVLMSIVNVLVDVVYAFFDPRIKAQYIKKR
- a CDS encoding response regulator transcription factor, with the protein product MTTILICDDNRQLVSVLTEYCVREGYTVHRAHDGQQALEIYEREDIDLVLLDIMMPIKDGFEVCRQIRSSSTIPIIMITARGEDFEKIMGLDIGADDYIVKPFSPGEVMARIRAIMRRIDQASGNLQQKQLFMYDNLKISLDNLTVTVNEFPVNLTKKEIELLWLMATHRNRVYTRNNLLDLVWGVDYFGDPRTIDTHIKRLRYKLSDISHPNWQIKTVWGSGYKFEIRQDR
- a CDS encoding ABC transporter substrate-binding protein, which encodes MKKWINLLFTVSLTMFVLTGCGESANTSKTESQAQSEAGAPARKEELIIGTAADINNLDLQKQQDATNNIVLKLTHETLIFFTNEGTIEPRLCTGWEFKDDTHIEFKLYDNMCFSDGSPLTAEDVKFTYDMGLQNGLSVLKGLVEVNVIDSLTVELVIDSYSNEFLQSLASVPVSIQSKAAYESGMDEPYLIGSGPYKLDKWEPDEQVTFVRNENYWGDKKGGSDRITFRPIKEASTRAIALQNGEIDVCIDPSMDNLPDLEADENVTVFERPGTRLFYLGFNVTRLPWDNLKVRQAVAHAIDRESIIDVVLMGKGQSQTTILNRGLWSFFDDMEGHPYDVNAAKAALAESGYTPGGKIPLLISNESDYGQVAQLIQANLKVIGMDIEIQTVEPATLKTECVNGSQGLYLWRWNEDSKVDFVYRDLYYTGSGSNYHHYSDPRADELTDLILTEKDQDKRLEYSKELQKYLVEAVPQVPLYIKNLIIAYNKNLQDTCLYGGGNHDWRFAYVTE
- a CDS encoding ABC transporter ATP-binding protein, producing the protein MSMNDIILDIKNLVINYETDDGCVRAVSGLDLQLGKKKTLGLVGETGAGKTTTALSILNLVPNPPGVIRDGVIMLDGDDVLKKSPKELEKMRGNDVAMIFQDPMTALNPVMTIGEQIAESIILHENISEEGAMERAKEMLKMVGIAESRACDYPHQFSGGMRQRVVIAIALACNPKLLIADEPTTALDVTIQAQVLELMKGLIRQYEMSMLLITHDLGVVAEICDEVAVIYAGKVVEKGTADEIFNHTLHPYTEGLFNSMPNLKKRGEELEPIQGMMPDPMNLPEGCSFAERCPYMAEHCLQVQPELKPAGDTHFVACLAYEDKNFKLRRYEDAGK